In Serratia marcescens subsp. marcescens ATCC 13880, a single genomic region encodes these proteins:
- a CDS encoding alpha/beta fold hydrolase, with the protein MQTDDDLTRFAAQGAPPLPPGSWQGFVEHDGAHIWYAVYGADPTVILLHGGLGHSGNWGYQLPALLAAGYGVLVIDSRGHGRSTRDARPYRYDRMADDLLAVMDALRIPHAALAGWSDGACVALIAAHRAPQRVDGVFFFGCNMDASGVKPPASNPIVERCFARHAQDYAALSPTPDDFEAFVAAVSLMMSSQPDYRAQDLAAIRVPVTVVHSEHDEFIRAEHAAYLSNSIPGARLVTLPGVSHFAPLQRPALFNRALLDFLAGVICRKAF; encoded by the coding sequence ATGCAAACCGACGACGATTTGACCCGCTTTGCCGCGCAGGGCGCGCCGCCGTTGCCGCCCGGTTCCTGGCAGGGTTTTGTCGAACACGACGGCGCACACATCTGGTATGCGGTCTATGGCGCTGACCCGACGGTGATCCTGCTGCATGGCGGCCTGGGCCACAGCGGCAACTGGGGGTATCAACTGCCGGCGCTGCTGGCCGCCGGGTATGGCGTGCTGGTCATCGACAGCCGCGGGCACGGGCGCAGCACGCGCGACGCCCGGCCATACCGTTACGATCGCATGGCCGATGATCTGTTGGCGGTAATGGACGCGTTGCGGATCCCGCACGCCGCGCTGGCGGGCTGGAGCGATGGCGCCTGTGTTGCGCTTATCGCCGCCCACCGGGCGCCGCAGCGGGTGGACGGCGTTTTTTTCTTCGGCTGTAATATGGACGCCAGCGGCGTTAAACCGCCCGCGTCCAACCCCATCGTTGAGCGCTGTTTTGCGCGCCATGCGCAGGACTATGCCGCCTTGTCGCCGACGCCGGACGATTTCGAGGCGTTCGTCGCCGCCGTGAGCCTGATGATGAGCAGCCAGCCGGACTACCGCGCACAGGATTTGGCGGCCATTCGCGTGCCGGTGACGGTTGTTCACAGCGAACACGATGAGTTTATCCGCGCCGAACATGCCGCCTACCTGAGCAACAGCATCCCCGGCGCCCGTCTGGTGACGCTGCCGGGTGTCAGCCACTTCGCGCCGCTGCAGCGGCCGGCATTGTTCAACCGCGCGCTGTTGGATTTTCTCGCCGGTGTGATATGTCGCAAGGCGTTTTGA
- a CDS encoding DUF3772 domain-containing protein → MLKPRPFLLLLLLLLGLQLTPFGAVAATQDDPAAESAPDPATQLKTAQKQLDSMKQLVSKATTDTQLSKLRLATDDLVASMDKLATDLQPLQEKLQAQLDVLGPAPAAGALPETPAVAQQRNALNNSKKQLDDAVKRAQAIKTSAFDLGQQISDLRRVAFKTQLALNTGSILGVKFWTPVVQPSADDVQRLDQFNAEMKAAWDASWQDEWRYGTLALLALAVIVWSWGRYLSERFLAWVSIRFLPDGRLRRSFMAITTVAVTVFTTSIALNLLYYVFIRVQPLPVMLEDFAEGFNRLGIFCALIAGLGRAALSLNRPSWRLASLDNEVAAGLRYFSPLLAGLALAFGTVELINNVVSASLATTIFGNGLVAGLIGMVLLAAPLRGQRIRRRLEQQGAHLEKRTLVGGLVHIVTLVCSVVILLSLLIGYIAFARFLTYQLIWVVLVLMAFYFMVLFATDLCAALFSPQTVSGKMLKKTLSFKDRHLEQMSIITTALAKCSLLLLMIVALFNGSFGSTTPGSLMEKIVSILTGEGLQRFNIVPGNLLNAVICLAIGIYILRAVRRWLGSELLPKTISDVGIRASLVTLFSNIGYVLVILITLAALGIQWSNLAWIVSALSVGIGFGLQEIVKNFISGLILLTERPVKVGDMIGIGGVEGDVRRINVRATEIQLSDRSTMIVPNSQLISQNVRNATMGNAQGVVTIALTFPTSIDPEQVRNILLSAYNEYETILDTPAPYVRFSQLGPDGIILSVTGYVPSPRMVGATKSELLFNILKLLRAQEVSLSSPQEVVFMKQQATRYQANEEEHSS, encoded by the coding sequence ATGTTAAAGCCTCGCCCGTTCCTCCTGTTGTTATTATTGCTGTTGGGTTTGCAGCTGACGCCGTTCGGCGCCGTCGCCGCCACTCAGGATGATCCCGCCGCTGAAAGCGCGCCCGATCCCGCTACGCAGCTGAAAACCGCGCAAAAGCAGTTGGACAGCATGAAGCAGCTGGTTTCCAAAGCGACGACCGACACCCAGCTCAGCAAGCTGCGGTTGGCGACGGACGATCTGGTCGCCAGCATGGACAAACTCGCTACCGATCTGCAGCCGCTGCAGGAAAAACTGCAGGCGCAGCTGGACGTGCTGGGGCCGGCCCCGGCGGCGGGCGCGCTGCCGGAAACCCCGGCCGTCGCCCAGCAGCGCAATGCGCTGAACAACAGCAAGAAGCAGTTGGACGATGCGGTAAAACGCGCGCAGGCCATCAAGACCAGCGCCTTCGACCTGGGCCAGCAGATCAGCGATCTGCGCCGGGTGGCGTTCAAAACCCAGCTGGCGCTGAACACCGGCAGCATTTTGGGCGTCAAATTCTGGACGCCGGTGGTGCAGCCGTCAGCGGATGATGTGCAGCGGCTGGACCAGTTCAATGCCGAGATGAAAGCGGCCTGGGACGCCAGTTGGCAGGATGAATGGCGTTACGGCACGCTGGCGCTGCTGGCGCTGGCGGTGATCGTCTGGTCCTGGGGGCGCTATTTGTCCGAGCGTTTCCTTGCCTGGGTCAGCATTCGCTTCCTGCCGGACGGGCGCCTGCGTCGCAGCTTTATGGCGATCACCACCGTGGCGGTGACGGTATTCACTACCTCGATCGCGCTGAACCTGCTGTATTACGTCTTTATCCGCGTGCAGCCGCTGCCGGTGATGCTGGAAGACTTCGCCGAAGGCTTTAACCGTCTGGGGATTTTCTGCGCGCTGATCGCCGGGTTGGGGCGTGCGGCGCTGTCGCTGAATCGTCCGTCGTGGCGTCTGGCTTCGCTGGACAATGAAGTGGCCGCCGGGCTGCGTTACTTCTCGCCGCTGCTGGCCGGTCTGGCGCTGGCGTTCGGCACCGTGGAACTGATCAACAACGTCGTTAGCGCCTCATTGGCCACCACCATCTTCGGCAATGGCCTGGTGGCGGGGCTGATCGGCATGGTGCTGCTGGCGGCGCCGCTGCGCGGCCAGCGCATTCGTCGCCGTCTGGAGCAGCAGGGCGCGCACCTGGAAAAACGCACGCTGGTCGGCGGGCTGGTGCACATCGTCACCCTGGTCTGTTCGGTGGTGATCCTGCTTTCCCTGCTCATCGGCTACATCGCCTTCGCCCGTTTCCTGACCTACCAGCTGATCTGGGTGGTGCTGGTGCTGATGGCGTTCTACTTCATGGTGCTGTTCGCCACTGACCTGTGCGCCGCGCTGTTTTCGCCGCAGACCGTCAGCGGCAAGATGCTGAAGAAAACGCTCAGCTTCAAGGACCGCCACCTGGAACAGATGTCGATCATCACCACCGCGCTGGCCAAATGTTCGCTGTTGCTGTTGATGATTGTCGCGTTGTTCAACGGTTCGTTCGGCAGCACCACGCCGGGCTCGCTGATGGAGAAAATCGTCTCCATCCTGACCGGCGAAGGGTTGCAGCGTTTCAACATCGTGCCCGGCAACCTGCTCAACGCCGTGATCTGCCTGGCGATCGGCATCTACATTCTGCGCGCGGTGCGGCGCTGGCTAGGCTCTGAGCTGTTGCCGAAAACCATTTCGGACGTCGGCATCCGCGCCTCGCTGGTGACGCTGTTCAGCAATATCGGCTATGTGCTGGTGATTCTGATCACCCTGGCGGCGCTGGGCATCCAGTGGAGCAACCTGGCGTGGATCGTCAGCGCTCTGTCGGTCGGCATCGGTTTCGGTTTACAGGAGATCGTGAAGAACTTTATTTCCGGCCTGATCCTGCTGACCGAGCGCCCGGTGAAGGTCGGGGATATGATCGGCATCGGCGGCGTGGAAGGCGACGTGCGGCGCATCAACGTGCGCGCCACCGAAATCCAGCTCAGCGACCGTTCCACCATGATCGTACCGAACTCGCAGCTGATCTCGCAGAACGTGCGCAACGCCACCATGGGCAACGCGCAAGGGGTAGTGACCATCGCGTTGACGTTCCCGACCTCCATCGATCCGGAGCAGGTGCGCAATATCTTGCTCAGCGCCTATAACGAGTACGAAACCATTCTGGATACGCCGGCGCCTTACGTGCGCTTTAGCCAACTGGGGCCAGACGGCATTATCCTGAGCGTGACCGGCTACGTGCCGAGCCCGCGCATGGTCGGCGCCACCAAGAGCGAACTGCTGTTCAATATCCTCAAGCTGCTGCGCGCGCAGGAAGTGAGCCTGTCCAGCCCGCAAGAAGTGGTGTTTATGAAACAGCAGGCGACGCGGTATCAGGCCAACGAAGAGGAACACTCCTCCTAG
- a CDS encoding ABC-F family ATP-binding cassette domain-containing protein yields MSTLLSAQSVGYDNAFGVLLSEISFSLKKGDRIGLIGDNGCGKSTLLQILSGALPAHTGTVTLSHHCLMARIEQHLPPELHACSLLDAVLAQLPAGQHLSERWRCEALLVELGFESESWILTAGTLSGGQHTRLLLARALIRQPDLLLLDEPSNHLDLPTLLWLEQFLRSWNGSFVLVSHDRYLLDQVTNCTWILRDKTLQFFRLPCSAARTALAEQDAADEQRRHAEQKEIDRVEKSAKRLAVWGKVYDNEDLARKAKQMEKRVDRLKEEQTTLTAGSPWRLRLQGEALDADRLLALPHWAVRPAPDAPVLFNLEHLRVKSGDRIAIVGRNGCGKSSLLRLLWREYQQQTQRPALFHPRVRIGYYDQSLQQLRDEDTLSEALAQFAPLTEEQRKMALIGAGFPYLRHHQQIRSLSGGERSRLLFVGLTLANHSLLLLDEPTNHLDMAGKEELAETLRQFPGAVMLVTHDRMLIEQSCNRFLLIDQQKLEEWHDLAPVYQRLAGETPALPTAGKADADTPTPDERLEGEEALLTALFALESKLEADLARKPKHQKPELQARWCREIADITARLNLG; encoded by the coding sequence ATGAGCACATTACTGTCTGCACAATCTGTCGGTTACGACAACGCGTTCGGCGTCCTGCTGAGCGAGATATCCTTCAGCCTGAAAAAAGGCGACCGCATCGGTTTGATCGGCGATAACGGCTGCGGCAAAAGCACCCTGCTGCAAATCCTCAGCGGCGCCCTGCCTGCGCACACCGGAACAGTGACATTGTCACATCATTGTCTGATGGCGCGCATCGAACAGCACCTGCCGCCTGAACTGCACGCCTGCTCCCTGCTGGATGCCGTGCTGGCGCAGTTGCCTGCGGGCCAACACCTCAGCGAGCGCTGGCGCTGCGAAGCCTTACTGGTGGAGCTGGGATTTGAATCAGAGAGCTGGATATTGACCGCCGGCACCCTCAGCGGCGGCCAGCATACGCGGCTGTTGTTGGCGCGTGCGCTGATCCGCCAGCCCGACCTGCTGCTGCTCGACGAACCCAGCAACCACCTGGACCTGCCCACACTGCTGTGGCTGGAACAGTTCTTGCGAAGCTGGAACGGCAGTTTCGTGTTGGTGTCACACGACCGCTATCTGCTCGATCAGGTGACCAACTGCACCTGGATCCTGCGCGACAAAACGCTGCAGTTCTTCCGTTTGCCCTGCTCTGCGGCGCGCACCGCGCTGGCGGAACAGGACGCCGCGGACGAACAGCGGCGCCACGCCGAGCAAAAAGAGATCGACCGGGTGGAAAAAAGCGCTAAACGGCTGGCGGTCTGGGGCAAGGTCTACGACAACGAAGATCTGGCGCGCAAGGCCAAGCAAATGGAAAAGCGCGTCGATCGGTTGAAGGAAGAACAGACCACCCTGACCGCCGGCAGCCCGTGGCGGCTGCGGCTGCAGGGAGAAGCGCTGGACGCCGATCGCCTGCTGGCGCTGCCGCACTGGGCGGTGCGCCCGGCGCCGGATGCGCCGGTGCTGTTCAACCTCGAACATCTGCGCGTGAAAAGCGGCGATCGCATCGCCATCGTTGGGCGCAACGGCTGCGGCAAATCGTCGCTGCTGCGTCTGCTGTGGCGCGAGTATCAGCAACAAACGCAGCGCCCGGCGCTGTTCCATCCGCGGGTGCGCATCGGCTATTACGATCAGAGCCTGCAGCAGCTGCGCGATGAAGACACGTTGAGCGAAGCGCTGGCGCAGTTCGCGCCGCTGACCGAGGAACAGCGGAAAATGGCGCTGATCGGCGCCGGGTTCCCTTACCTGCGCCACCATCAGCAGATCCGTTCGCTGAGCGGCGGCGAGCGTTCGCGGCTGCTGTTTGTCGGCCTAACGCTGGCCAACCATTCGTTGCTGCTGCTGGACGAGCCCACCAACCACCTGGATATGGCCGGCAAAGAGGAGCTGGCGGAAACGTTGCGTCAGTTCCCCGGCGCCGTCATGCTGGTCACCCACGATCGGATGCTGATCGAACAGAGCTGCAACCGCTTTTTGCTGATCGACCAGCAAAAATTGGAGGAGTGGCACGATCTGGCGCCGGTGTATCAGCGCCTGGCGGGCGAAACGCCGGCTCTGCCGACGGCGGGCAAGGCCGATGCAGATACTCCGACGCCGGACGAGCGATTGGAAGGCGAAGAAGCGCTGTTGACCGCCCTGTTTGCCCTCGAAAGCAAACTGGAGGCCGATCTGGCGCGCAAGCCGAAGCACCAGAAACCGGAGCTTCAGGCGCGCTGGTGCCGCGAGATTGCCGACATCACCGCCCGGTTGAATCTGGGCTAA
- a CDS encoding GNAT family N-acetyltransferase, which produces MAFSLEQASLAQRPLLAAMLSDCLHELGVDGDYPYLPLYWREAGRYPYLMLSDRQTAGFALVRRLDSATVEMAEFYIKPEWRRNGMGQRAARALFARHPGGWSLSVSQDNPRGLAFWRSVIPAGAKTEPLSAHDALILLRFYYPPR; this is translated from the coding sequence ATGGCATTTTCCCTTGAGCAAGCCTCGCTCGCGCAGCGGCCGCTGCTAGCGGCCATGCTGTCCGATTGCCTTCACGAGCTGGGCGTCGATGGGGATTACCCCTATTTGCCGCTCTACTGGCGCGAGGCCGGCCGCTACCCCTATTTGATGTTGAGCGATCGGCAAACGGCCGGGTTCGCGTTGGTCAGGCGTCTCGATAGCGCCACCGTCGAAATGGCGGAGTTCTACATCAAGCCCGAATGGCGACGCAACGGGATGGGGCAACGGGCTGCCCGCGCCTTGTTCGCGCGGCATCCCGGCGGTTGGTCGCTGTCAGTCAGCCAGGATAATCCGCGCGGGCTGGCGTTTTGGCGCTCGGTAATACCGGCCGGGGCCAAGACCGAACCGCTTTCAGCCCACGACGCCCTGATACTGCTACGTTTTTATTATCCGCCGCGCTGA